GCAAGTCTTGTCTATTCAACTGCATTCAGTCCTGATGGGAGCAGGATTGTTTCGGGCAGTGCAGATGACACTATAAAAATTTGGGATGCCACAACGGGTAGTCTTCTCCTGACACGAATAGCTAATTCTGGATATATCACCTCAATTGCATTCAGCCCCGATGGAAGCAGGATTGTTTCGGGCAGTGGAGATAAAACTATAAAGGTCTGGAATGCCACAACTGGTAATCTTCTTCGGATACTAACAGGTCATACTGATGTTGTCATGTCGGTAGCATTCAGTCCCGATGGAAGCGTGATTGTTTCGGGCAGTCTTGATAACTCTGTAAAAGTCTGGAATGCCACAACTGGCAATCTTCTCCTGACAATAACAGGTCATACTGCTGTTGTCATGTCGGTAGCATTCAGTCCCGACGGAAGCAGGATTGTTTCGGGCAGTCTTGATGGCACTTTAAAAATATGGAATGCCACAACTGGCAGTCTTCTCCTGACACTAACAGGTTCTAGCGCATCAGTAGCATTCAGTCCCGATGGAAGCAGGATTGTTTCGGGCAGTGGAGATGACACTATAAAGATCTTTGATGCTACAACTGGTAGTCTTCTCCTGACACTATCAGGTCATACTGATGTTGTCTATTCTGTAGCGTATAGTCATGATGCCAGCAGGATTGTTTCTGGCAGTCAAGATAATACTATAATGGTTTGGAATGCCACAAATGGCAGCCTTCTTTTGACACTGACAGGGGACATGGGTGATGTCCGAACAGTAGCATTCAGTCCTGATGGGAGCAAGATTGTTTCAGGGGGGTTCATGCTTTTTGAGGGGTGGGATGGAAACGTAGTTATCTGGGATGCTGTGTCGGGGGCTTCTCTTTATGCTATGGTTGATCCATCTCTTTCTGGAGATACTGTGAACACGTCCGATATCAATAGCGGCAGTACTGCAGGTCTGTTAGGTCTATTCTGTACCTGTGACACTGTCTGTACCTGCAATACAGTTACCGTTTGTACGTGTGACTCCCAGATATGTACTTGTCATTCAGTTTGAACATGTCAAGCTGTGTACGGATATGAAAGACCATGACTTATTATTTATCAACTGAAATATTCTCGATCCCTTACAAGGATAAGTATATTGTCTACGCCCCACTCAAACAAACAGCTTTCATGGTTTCACCCATGGCTGTCAATCTTTTATATAAGATTAATTTAGAAAATAATGGGCACTTTTTAAACAAGGAAGAAAAAGAGCTCTTGACAACTTTTCGTGAATTAGGACTGATTGACGGAGCAATCGACAAATTACCTGCTCGGACAGAAGAAACATTTGCTCCCACAAATGTAACCCTTTTTCTTACTGGAAAATGTAATTTGAGATGTATTTACTGCTATGCCTCCGGCGGTGAAAAAGAAAATTCAACTATTCCTCTTAAGATGGCCAAATCCGCAATTGACCTAATCATCAAAAATGCATTATCAAAAAATCAAAAAGTGATTGGTGTCGGTTTCCATGGAGGAGGCGAACCAACCCTTGCTTGGCAGACACTGGTCAAGTGCGTTGAATACACAAAAAGCAGATCATTGGCAACG
The nucleotide sequence above comes from Nitrospirota bacterium. Encoded proteins:
- a CDS encoding WD40 repeat domain-containing protein, whose protein sequence is MSESKKPNHRLKYVKIKKFNDEGLDIFAIANVKNGKALNRREFIKAGGALIAALGLSQTLGGCSGGGSGSGSDHIQFQYETNITGERRYHPSHASLVYSTAFSPDGSRIVSGSADDTIKIWDATTGSLLLTRIANSGYITSIAFSPDGSRIVSGSGDKTIKVWNATTGNLLRILTGHTDVVMSVAFSPDGSVIVSGSLDNSVKVWNATTGNLLLTITGHTAVVMSVAFSPDGSRIVSGSLDGTLKIWNATTGSLLLTLTGSSASVAFSPDGSRIVSGSGDDTIKIFDATTGSLLLTLSGHTDVVYSVAYSHDASRIVSGSQDNTIMVWNATNGSLLLTLTGDMGDVRTVAFSPDGSKIVSGGFMLFEGWDGNVVIWDAVSGASLYAMVDPSLSGDTVNTSDINSGSTAGLLGLFCTCDTVCTCNTVTVCTCDSQICTCHSV